From a single Devosia litorisediminis genomic region:
- a CDS encoding response regulator, which yields MADISGTSEGSNMHNQASKAAVILVVDDDALINMNAVDMVEQLGHTALEAYSGAEALTILGSQQTVDLLITDYAMPGMNGVELANQARQLRPDLPIVLATGYSELPEGIEIDLPRLPKPYQQSDLANHLMVLLNERAPANAGSAQA from the coding sequence GTGGCCGATATTTCCGGCACATCAGAGGGTTCGAATATGCACAATCAGGCCAGCAAGGCTGCCGTCATCCTGGTGGTGGACGATGATGCGCTGATCAATATGAACGCGGTCGACATGGTCGAGCAGCTTGGTCACACAGCGCTCGAAGCCTATTCGGGCGCCGAGGCCCTGACCATTCTGGGCAGCCAGCAGACCGTGGATCTGTTGATCACCGACTATGCCATGCCCGGCATGAACGGGGTGGAACTGGCCAATCAGGCGCGCCAGCTGCGCCCTGACCTGCCCATCGTGCTCGCCACCGGCTATTCAGAACTGCCCGAAGGCATCGAGATCGACCTGCCGAGGCTGCCCAAGCCGTACCAGCAATCCGATCTGGCCAATCACCTGATGGTGCTGCTCAATGAGCGTGCGCCGGCCAATGCCGGATCAGCGCAGGCCTGA
- the gntA gene encoding guanitoxin biosynthesis heme-dependent pre-guanitoxin N-hydroxylase GntA, producing the protein MSVIDTVVTEPTSPEQQLQHFINNRQFPCVGAKSALKQGRLTTYVARSIDSAWNDVEIQDRLMQFAWDYHDQPTLFTSFAVIFEGPDGLGEDAFERHMWARIQSLTAKDSWRGQPHDARVSADPDDPHFSLSFGGEAFFVVGLHPRASRPARRFAHPVMVFNLHDQFETLRALGRYEKLRSAIIDRDVALAGTPNPMLARHGSVSEARQYSGRAVADNWSCPYHRAGATDPLARPATDREGAK; encoded by the coding sequence ATGTCCGTAATCGACACCGTCGTCACCGAACCAACCAGTCCCGAGCAGCAGCTGCAGCACTTCATCAATAACCGGCAATTCCCCTGCGTCGGAGCCAAATCGGCGCTCAAGCAGGGGCGGTTGACCACCTATGTGGCGCGTTCGATCGACAGTGCCTGGAACGATGTCGAAATTCAGGATCGGCTGATGCAGTTCGCGTGGGACTATCATGATCAGCCCACCCTGTTTACCAGCTTCGCTGTGATTTTCGAGGGTCCTGACGGGCTGGGCGAAGACGCGTTTGAGCGCCATATGTGGGCGCGCATCCAGTCATTGACCGCCAAGGATAGCTGGCGCGGCCAGCCCCATGACGCTCGCGTCAGTGCCGATCCCGATGATCCCCATTTCTCGCTCAGCTTTGGGGGCGAGGCGTTCTTTGTGGTCGGCCTCCACCCGCGTGCCAGCCGCCCCGCCCGCCGCTTTGCCCATCCGGTGATGGTGTTCAATCTGCATGACCAGTTTGAAACACTGCGCGCCCTGGGACGCTACGAAAAGCTGCGCAGCGCCATTATCGATCGCGACGTGGCCCTGGCGGGTACACCCAACCCGATGCTGGCCCGCCATGGCAGCGTTTCCGAGGCGCGCCAATATAGCGGCCGTGCGGTCGCCGATAATTGGTCCTGCCCCTATCACCGCGCCGGCGCGACCGATCCGTTGGCCCGGCCGGCAACCGATCGCGAGGGCGCCAAGTAA
- a CDS encoding DUF1989 domain-containing protein: MFTETATRPDTTQIIPPRSGAAFTLNAGQTLTVIDPEGGQVADLLAIARADTREMLSSGRTLDYAETIYLSTAHKLYSNRSNVLLEIIEDTVGRHDFLLTPCSEATFRLCYDNEPPHRGCHGNLHAALAPWGIAEDAIPVAFNCFMNVPVDGATGRFKVLPPLSKAGDFIRFRAATDLIIALTACSAPASNGGSFKPIHYRVEG, translated from the coding sequence ATGTTCACCGAGACCGCAACACGCCCTGACACCACCCAGATCATCCCGCCCCGCTCGGGCGCCGCCTTTACGCTCAATGCGGGCCAGACCCTGACGGTGATCGACCCCGAGGGTGGCCAGGTCGCTGATCTGCTGGCGATCGCCAGGGCCGATACGCGCGAAATGCTCTCTTCGGGGCGCACACTCGATTATGCCGAGACCATCTATCTCAGCACCGCCCACAAGCTCTACTCCAACCGCTCCAATGTCCTGCTCGAGATCATCGAGGATACAGTGGGGCGGCACGATTTCCTGCTCACCCCGTGCAGCGAAGCCACCTTCCGTCTCTGCTACGACAACGAGCCGCCCCATCGCGGCTGCCATGGCAATCTGCATGCAGCGCTGGCTCCATGGGGCATTGCCGAGGACGCCATTCCGGTCGCCTTCAACTGCTTCATGAATGTGCCGGTGGATGGCGCCACCGGGCGCTTCAAAGTGCTGCCCCCGCTCAGCAAGGCAGGCGACTTCATCCGCTTCCGCGCCGCCACCGACCTGATCATCGCCCTGACCGCCTGCTCGGCCCCCGCCAGCAATGGCGGCAGCTTCAAGCCCATCCACTATCGGGTGGAGGGCTGA
- a CDS encoding phage major capsid protein, whose translation MAELTNAFGEFKQKNNEGLAEVRTQMADLANRFAGNQLGGNSDTVSNAEQQTVSAALRSYLKGGVAAFNEVMSANAMQVGSDPEGGYTVLPHFSTAITQTLFESSPMRQYARVVTISTDTFEELVDRDEPDAGWVGETEARTGTDAPNLGKLSIPVHEIYAMPKVTQKLLDDSAIDIGNWLVTKVSDKFSRSEETCFYNGNGVLKPRGFLTYPTTAQDDATRPWGTIEHVVTGTDGSFGATTNGADKLIDLQSSLKVGHLAGAVWKMNRKTLAVARKLKDGQGNFIWQRALEAGKPDTLLGHPVVLAEDMPDIATDSTPIAFGNFKAGYTIVDRAGVRILRDALTQKPYTLFYTWKRVGGDVADFEAIKLLKFSAA comes from the coding sequence TTGGCGGAACTCACAAATGCCTTCGGTGAATTCAAGCAGAAGAATAACGAGGGGTTGGCTGAAGTCCGCACCCAGATGGCTGACCTCGCAAACCGCTTTGCTGGCAACCAGCTCGGAGGAAATTCGGACACCGTCAGCAATGCCGAACAGCAGACCGTGAGCGCAGCGCTGCGCTCCTACCTCAAGGGTGGCGTTGCCGCCTTCAACGAGGTGATGAGCGCCAATGCCATGCAGGTCGGCAGCGATCCGGAAGGCGGTTACACCGTGCTTCCGCACTTTAGCACGGCCATCACACAGACGCTTTTCGAGTCCTCGCCCATGCGCCAGTACGCGCGGGTGGTCACGATCTCAACCGACACCTTTGAGGAACTGGTCGATCGCGACGAGCCGGATGCCGGCTGGGTTGGCGAGACCGAGGCTCGCACCGGCACCGATGCACCGAACCTGGGCAAGCTGTCCATTCCAGTGCACGAAATCTACGCGATGCCCAAGGTCACGCAGAAGCTTCTGGATGACAGCGCAATCGACATTGGCAACTGGCTGGTGACCAAGGTGAGCGACAAGTTCAGCCGCTCTGAGGAAACCTGTTTCTACAACGGCAATGGCGTCCTGAAGCCCCGCGGCTTCCTGACTTACCCCACGACCGCCCAGGACGATGCCACCCGCCCTTGGGGCACCATCGAACATGTCGTCACCGGCACCGATGGCAGCTTCGGTGCGACCACTAACGGCGCTGACAAGCTGATCGACCTGCAGAGCAGCCTAAAGGTCGGTCACCTGGCCGGCGCAGTTTGGAAAATGAACCGCAAGACTTTGGCGGTGGCTCGCAAGCTCAAGGATGGTCAGGGCAACTTCATCTGGCAGCGTGCCCTCGAGGCAGGCAAGCCCGACACCCTGTTGGGCCATCCAGTGGTGCTGGCCGAGGACATGCCTGACATCGCGACCGACAGCACACCGATCGCCTTCGGCAACTTCAAAGCTGGTTACACCATCGTTGATCGCGCCGGCGTCCGGATCTTGCGGGATGCCCTGACCCAGAAGCCCTACACGCTGTTCTACACCTGGAAGCGCGTGGGCGGCGACGTCGCCGATTTCGAGGCGATCAAGCTGCTGAAGTTCAGCGCAGCGTAA
- a CDS encoding DUF1376 domain-containing protein: MTSSPRWFRFFPTDWLSRIGDLSPAERGVMLTLVCLMFDRGEPLSRDDARLARQCGIPTAGFRTALAALLHQGKLAETDGMLWADWVDMEIRNTSQKSRAASRSAKARWGEKDNKNNGGGDAFAMQTHSDRNATQNHKETPIGPEGPNASIDLSGMSREIQTYTSLGINREAALGVECHRCGATPNAPCVGTDGAQRARSHIQRYQLVAHHRNVPTASTGGELPVIREDDPIAPFLAKVRGKPIYWGTRSCTTATPAEMDAARALAGAA; this comes from the coding sequence ATGACCAGCTCTCCGCGGTGGTTTCGGTTCTTCCCGACTGACTGGCTTTCGCGCATCGGCGACCTCTCCCCAGCGGAAAGGGGCGTGATGCTCACGCTGGTATGCCTGATGTTCGATCGAGGCGAGCCGCTTTCGCGTGACGACGCCCGCCTTGCTCGTCAATGCGGGATACCTACAGCAGGATTCCGGACGGCTTTGGCCGCTCTACTGCACCAGGGAAAACTGGCGGAAACAGACGGGATGCTCTGGGCGGACTGGGTCGATATGGAGATCAGAAACACATCTCAAAAATCACGGGCAGCCAGCCGAAGCGCAAAGGCGCGATGGGGCGAAAAAGACAATAAAAACAATGGCGGTGGTGATGCGTTCGCAATGCAAACGCATAGCGACCGCAATGCTACCCAGAACCACAAAGAAACCCCTATAGGCCCTGAGGGCCCGAATGCTTCGATTGATCTGAGTGGAATGTCTCGGGAGATCCAGACCTACACCAGCCTTGGGATCAACCGGGAGGCAGCGCTGGGCGTCGAATGCCATCGGTGCGGTGCAACGCCGAACGCGCCGTGTGTTGGCACTGATGGTGCCCAGCGGGCACGATCCCACATCCAGCGCTATCAGTTGGTTGCGCATCACCGGAACGTCCCCACGGCAAGCACCGGCGGCGAACTTCCCGTGATCCGCGAAGATGACCCGATAGCCCCGTTCCTGGCCAAGGTGCGTGGGAAGCCGATCTATTGGGGCACCAGGTCATGCACAACGGCGACACCTGCCGAGATGGACGCTGCTCGGGCGCTGGCAGGTGCAGCATGA
- a CDS encoding Arc family DNA-binding protein — MALKPKQTHQYPLRLPPGMSERIRQQAASNRRSMNSEIIHYLDWALKAQEAKGPASVEALPSHGHDQTPARIEANELERE; from the coding sequence ATGGCTTTGAAGCCCAAACAAACCCACCAGTATCCCCTCAGGTTACCCCCTGGAATGAGCGAACGAATTCGCCAGCAAGCTGCGTCAAACCGTCGTTCAATGAACTCTGAGATTATCCACTACCTCGACTGGGCCCTTAAGGCTCAGGAAGCAAAAGGCCCGGCCAGTGTTGAAGCACTGCCGAGCCATGGTCACGACCAAACCCCTGCAAGGATTGAAGCCAATGAACTCGAAAGAGAATAG
- a CDS encoding Arc family DNA-binding protein, with product MADRSSYPSEQADKYLLRLPEGMRDQLKSAAAQNNRSMNAEIVARLQDSFEKKTPESDALVFHTKVVNSALEQFDSAASDIIAIDDWAMENGIRNRADALRRLANMALLLDEAISPMALRCQALLRTYEEMGVALSKVELVSEDPSGEKDVQKAIDDLFYCIASVGTSLTSLLRPVFAYREVADFTEAKRLAVDESGELDEMIKEFADLTARHSRDRIS from the coding sequence ATGGCAGATCGATCTAGCTACCCAAGTGAGCAGGCCGATAAGTACCTTTTGCGACTGCCAGAGGGGATGAGGGATCAACTCAAATCTGCGGCCGCGCAAAACAACCGGTCGATGAATGCTGAGATTGTCGCGCGATTGCAGGATAGCTTTGAAAAGAAAACACCAGAGAGTGATGCGCTGGTATTTCACACTAAGGTAGTCAACAGCGCTCTGGAGCAGTTTGACTCTGCAGCCAGCGATATCATTGCCATCGACGATTGGGCTATGGAAAATGGCATTCGGAACCGAGCGGATGCCCTGCGGAGACTCGCAAATATGGCCTTGCTGTTAGACGAGGCCATAAGCCCCATGGCGCTACGCTGCCAGGCATTGCTACGTACCTATGAAGAAATGGGCGTGGCGTTGTCCAAGGTAGAGCTGGTGTCAGAAGATCCATCCGGTGAGAAGGACGTTCAGAAGGCCATAGATGACCTCTTCTACTGCATTGCTTCAGTAGGGACTTCGCTGACCTCTTTGTTAAGGCCGGTTTTTGCGTACCGTGAGGTGGCCGATTTCACCGAAGCGAAGAGACTGGCTGTAGATGAAAGCGGCGAACTGGACGAGATGATTAAAGAGTTCGCCGATCTCACGGCTCGACATAGTCGCGACCGAATTAGCTAA
- a CDS encoding Panacea domain-containing protein translates to MTVNSLSAARTLCELRDWKLSNLELQKLLYLAEMYNLGMYGEPLIDGEFEAWDYGPVSPDVYARARGFGSGPIPNVFHWVSEVPASSSEYAMLKEIAAQAKRFTAGQLVNITHWSSGAWAKFYKPGIHGIRIPKSAIRQEYLDRTEKQQAG, encoded by the coding sequence ATGACCGTTAATTCGCTGTCTGCCGCCCGCACGCTGTGTGAGCTGCGCGACTGGAAGCTCTCAAACCTTGAGTTGCAAAAGCTCCTTTATCTTGCCGAGATGTACAATCTCGGCATGTATGGCGAACCACTGATCGACGGCGAGTTCGAGGCTTGGGACTACGGCCCCGTGTCTCCAGATGTCTACGCTCGTGCTCGCGGATTCGGTAGCGGACCAATACCCAATGTCTTCCACTGGGTTTCTGAGGTGCCTGCCAGCTCAAGCGAATACGCTATGCTCAAGGAGATCGCCGCCCAGGCGAAGCGGTTCACCGCTGGTCAGTTAGTAAACATCACACATTGGTCTTCGGGTGCTTGGGCTAAGTTCTACAAGCCAGGCATTCACGGCATTCGAATCCCGAAGTCCGCTATACGGCAGGAATACCTTGACCGAACCGAAAAACAACAAGCCGGCTGA
- a CDS encoding tyrosine-type recombinase/integrase: MPTAKLTRKAVEELQPQAKPYTVWDSELPGFGVVVNPGGRIAFVVDYVAAGRRRRMVIGRFPILTVDQARAQARTESAKAQLGADPLQDKREAKARRDGLTVADLCDQYLEAADAGKVLKRRSKTPKKASTLATDRGRVERHIKPLLGKVLVADLTQRQVQQFVDDVTAGKTATKEASGNLRGVARVTGGAGTAARTVGLLGGILSWGIRQGALTSNPALGVERAADKKRDRHLSPDEFRALGKALQQAETEAWQAVAGIHLLAFTGCRLGEIVRLKWSEIDLEGQVLILGDSKTGKSVRPLGAPAQRVLARLQRTEGSEYVLTGVRDAKRPYGSLDTAIDRITKAAGLTGVTAHVLRHSFASVAGDLNYSDGTIGTMVGHQGHSVTSRYTHRLDAVLIAAATKVASEIERMMTGREAVVVAMPKRA; this comes from the coding sequence ATGCCGACTGCCAAGCTGACCCGAAAAGCGGTGGAGGAGTTGCAGCCCCAGGCGAAGCCCTACACGGTCTGGGACAGCGAATTGCCCGGCTTCGGGGTGGTGGTCAATCCGGGTGGTCGCATCGCGTTCGTGGTCGACTATGTGGCGGCAGGCCGACGCCGGCGCATGGTCATTGGTCGCTTTCCGATCCTGACTGTTGACCAGGCGCGCGCCCAGGCCAGAACCGAATCCGCCAAAGCCCAGCTTGGCGCCGATCCGCTGCAGGACAAGCGGGAGGCCAAAGCGCGACGGGATGGCCTGACCGTGGCGGACCTATGCGACCAATACCTCGAAGCGGCCGACGCGGGGAAAGTGCTCAAGCGTCGGAGCAAGACCCCGAAGAAGGCCAGCACACTGGCGACCGATCGCGGGCGGGTGGAGCGCCACATCAAACCGCTGCTGGGCAAAGTGCTGGTGGCGGATCTGACCCAGCGGCAGGTGCAGCAATTTGTCGATGACGTCACCGCCGGCAAGACCGCGACCAAAGAAGCATCGGGGAATCTCCGGGGTGTTGCGCGCGTCACTGGCGGCGCTGGAACGGCAGCTCGAACGGTGGGGCTATTGGGTGGCATTCTGTCATGGGGCATTCGCCAGGGCGCCTTGACCAGCAACCCGGCGCTGGGCGTAGAGCGAGCGGCGGACAAAAAGCGAGACCGCCACTTATCGCCCGACGAGTTTCGAGCGCTGGGTAAAGCACTGCAGCAGGCGGAAACAGAAGCCTGGCAGGCGGTGGCAGGAATCCACCTTCTGGCGTTCACCGGCTGCAGGCTTGGCGAGATTGTGCGCCTGAAGTGGTCAGAGATCGACTTGGAGGGGCAAGTGCTTATTCTGGGCGACAGCAAGACCGGAAAGTCAGTCAGGCCGCTTGGCGCCCCCGCGCAACGTGTTCTGGCACGTCTACAGCGGACGGAAGGCTCTGAATACGTGCTGACGGGCGTGAGAGACGCCAAACGGCCTTATGGCTCTCTGGACACCGCTATTGACCGGATTACGAAGGCGGCAGGTTTGACCGGAGTGACCGCGCACGTATTGCGCCATTCGTTTGCGTCGGTTGCCGGGGATCTGAATTATAGCGACGGCACCATCGGCACGATGGTTGGACACCAGGGGCATTCCGTGACCAGCCGATATACGCACCGGCTCGATGCGGTGCTGATCGCGGCGGCGACGAAAGTGGCGAGCGAGATCGAGCGCATGATGACAGGGCGTGAGGCGGTGGTGGTGGCTATGCCGAAGCGCGCCTAG
- a CDS encoding O-antigen ligase family protein codes for MAPVSPEAGNILFLIAGGLALFSLRVADLTTIGRPLVWMPLLGLALLGVAFIAGAGTIRGLEGLLPFAPVLAIWPLIMLTRDSQPVDPELIAIFSLIGTAGALAIALNDYLMMGAIRAGASVANPIHFADVALLAGYLSLIGLIYVQSVWRFTFLSGPVLAALAATLSGTRGAVVALVLMAITAVVIAGALRLIKMRVLIAAGVVAAIGLLAGFAAGLGQTTGVQRVMLDIADVMQTGLPTDGSTAIRLSMYQGGLNAFVASPIFGHGPFSFVEAAAASVEAPLFVGAPHLHNDLVDFAASAGILGLIAYGLLMLAPLVEVLRAPPSAKRNGILVVVSTLVAGHFSMGLTNAMFGILTVTVYFAAICVIVGVLVEPSSSNAKTLPEGVQA; via the coding sequence ATGGCCCCCGTTTCCCCCGAAGCCGGCAATATCCTGTTCCTGATTGCCGGCGGCCTGGCCCTTTTCTCATTGCGCGTGGCAGACCTGACGACAATTGGACGTCCCCTTGTCTGGATGCCGCTGCTTGGGCTGGCACTTCTGGGTGTTGCATTTATAGCTGGCGCAGGAACCATCCGGGGGCTTGAGGGGCTATTGCCGTTCGCGCCGGTTCTGGCGATCTGGCCGCTGATCATGCTGACCCGCGATAGCCAGCCGGTTGATCCTGAGCTTATTGCGATATTCAGTCTTATCGGAACCGCGGGGGCGCTAGCGATTGCTTTGAACGACTATCTGATGATGGGTGCAATCCGTGCCGGCGCCTCGGTGGCCAACCCGATCCACTTCGCCGACGTTGCCTTGCTCGCGGGCTATTTGAGTCTGATCGGCCTGATCTATGTGCAGTCTGTTTGGCGCTTTACGTTCCTGAGTGGACCCGTACTGGCCGCCCTGGCGGCAACTCTTTCAGGTACACGTGGCGCCGTTGTCGCTCTTGTCCTGATGGCCATTACCGCCGTGGTGATTGCAGGCGCACTGCGGCTGATCAAGATGCGCGTCTTGATTGCAGCCGGCGTGGTTGCCGCCATTGGACTACTGGCAGGCTTTGCCGCCGGCCTTGGGCAGACTACCGGTGTTCAACGGGTCATGCTCGACATTGCCGATGTGATGCAGACAGGCCTGCCTACCGATGGGTCCACCGCCATCCGTCTGAGCATGTATCAAGGCGGCCTGAATGCCTTTGTGGCTTCGCCAATCTTTGGGCATGGACCTTTCAGCTTTGTTGAGGCAGCTGCCGCCAGCGTGGAGGCGCCGCTATTTGTCGGGGCGCCCCATCTGCACAATGACCTGGTCGATTTCGCGGCCAGCGCGGGCATTCTGGGTCTGATTGCCTATGGCCTTCTAATGCTCGCGCCGCTTGTCGAAGTCCTGCGCGCACCACCTTCTGCGAAGCGCAACGGCATACTTGTGGTAGTCAGCACGCTGGTTGCCGGCCACTTCTCGATGGGCCTGACCAATGCCATGTTTGGCATACTGACGGTCACGGTCTACTTCGCCGCCATCTGCGTGATCGTCGGCGTGCTCGTTGAGCCGTCCTCCAGCAACGCTAAAACATTGCCTGAAGGCGTTCAGGCATAG
- a CDS encoding feruloyl-CoA synthase codes for MRDGVVYRPVRMGQMRAGMTRGADGVIYVRSSETLGAYPRAMTDVLAQWAGQAPEALFLADRGADGEWRRLSYGQAWAKVQALAAALLDAELSAERPLLILSGNEIEHALLGYAAMLVGVPHAPVSPAYSLVSRDHAKLKHIVGLLNPGMVYASDGARFAPAIAAAIGPDVPVVVRTTPIAGRPSHLWSELAETAITPAVAQAHDAVTPDTVAKLLFTSGSTGMPKAVITTQRMLTCNQEMIRTALAFLGDAPPVMVDWMPWNHVAGGSHNLGIALYNGGSLYIDDGVATPEGIKRTVRNLEEIAPTLYFNVPKGYELLVEHLADNARLRETFFSRMQVMQYAGASLAQHVWDGLDAAALAATGERIRIISGYGSTETAPFAFTTTWTVDRAGLVGLPAAGLEVKLVPSAEKLELRLRGPNVTPGYWKQADKTAEAFDEEGYYKIGDAMKFADPDNLSAGFVFDGRVTEDFKLATGTWVNMGGVRGGAIAIGAPLLRDLVLTGLDRNYIAALVFPDLQACRRLAGLDAAASGADIVAHPTVRAAFQERFDALAAKATGSASHIARAIILADPPALDAGEVTDKGSINQRAVLAARPQLFADLYRDPAPHHVLTFARKAN; via the coding sequence ATGCGGGATGGGGTGGTGTATCGGCCGGTGCGCATGGGGCAGATGCGAGCGGGGATGACCCGGGGCGCCGATGGCGTGATCTATGTGCGCTCCAGCGAGACGCTGGGCGCTTATCCGCGCGCCATGACTGACGTGCTCGCTCAATGGGCGGGGCAGGCGCCCGAGGCGCTGTTTCTGGCAGATCGGGGCGCGGACGGTGAATGGCGCCGGCTCAGCTATGGTCAGGCCTGGGCAAAGGTGCAGGCGCTGGCGGCCGCGCTGCTTGATGCCGAACTGAGCGCTGAGCGCCCCTTGCTGATTCTGTCGGGCAATGAGATCGAACATGCCTTGCTGGGCTACGCGGCCATGCTGGTGGGCGTACCCCATGCGCCGGTCTCGCCCGCCTATTCGCTGGTGTCCAGGGATCACGCCAAGCTCAAGCACATTGTTGGCCTTCTCAATCCCGGCATGGTCTATGCCAGCGACGGCGCGCGATTTGCGCCGGCGATCGCAGCAGCGATCGGTCCTGACGTGCCCGTTGTAGTGCGCACCACCCCCATCGCTGGTCGCCCATCGCACCTCTGGAGCGAACTGGCTGAAACAGCGATCACCCCCGCGGTCGCCCAGGCGCATGACGCCGTGACACCCGATACGGTGGCCAAGCTGCTGTTCACCTCGGGCTCGACTGGCATGCCCAAGGCGGTGATCACCACCCAGCGCATGCTGACCTGCAATCAGGAAATGATCCGCACCGCCCTGGCGTTTCTGGGCGATGCGCCGCCCGTCATGGTGGACTGGATGCCCTGGAACCATGTCGCCGGCGGCAGCCATAATCTGGGCATTGCGCTCTACAATGGCGGCAGCCTTTATATCGATGATGGTGTGGCCACACCCGAGGGCATCAAGCGCACCGTCCGCAACCTCGAAGAGATCGCGCCCACGCTCTATTTCAATGTGCCCAAGGGCTATGAGCTGCTGGTCGAGCATCTGGCCGACAATGCGCGGCTGCGCGAAACCTTCTTCAGCCGGATGCAGGTCATGCAATATGCCGGCGCTAGCCTGGCCCAGCATGTCTGGGACGGGCTCGATGCTGCGGCGCTGGCCGCCACCGGCGAACGTATCCGCATCATTTCCGGCTATGGCTCGACCGAAACCGCCCCCTTTGCCTTCACCACCACTTGGACGGTTGATCGCGCCGGGCTGGTCGGGTTGCCCGCTGCGGGTCTGGAGGTCAAGCTGGTGCCATCAGCCGAAAAGCTCGAACTGCGCCTGCGCGGCCCCAATGTGACACCGGGCTATTGGAAGCAGGCCGACAAGACTGCCGAGGCCTTCGATGAAGAGGGCTATTACAAGATCGGCGACGCCATGAAGTTTGCCGACCCCGACAATCTGTCGGCCGGGTTTGTCTTTGACGGTCGGGTGACCGAGGACTTCAAGCTCGCCACCGGCACCTGGGTCAACATGGGCGGCGTGCGTGGCGGTGCCATCGCCATCGGAGCGCCGCTGCTGCGCGATCTGGTGCTGACCGGGCTGGATCGCAATTACATCGCCGCACTGGTGTTTCCTGATCTCCAGGCCTGTCGACGCTTGGCGGGTCTGGACGCTGCAGCAAGCGGCGCCGATATCGTAGCACACCCCACCGTCCGTGCCGCGTTTCAGGAGCGCTTTGACGCCCTGGCAGCCAAGGCGACCGGCAGTGCCAGCCATATTGCCCGCGCTATCATTCTGGCGGATCCCCCAGCACTTGATGCGGGCGAGGTCACTGACAAGGGCTCGATCAACCAGCGTGCCGTGCTGGCGGCGCGGCCGCAATTATTTGCCGATCTCTACCGCGATCCGGCACCCCACCATGTCCTGACATTCGCGCGAAAGGCCAATTAA